From a region of the Odoribacter splanchnicus DSM 20712 genome:
- the greA gene encoding transcription elongation factor GreA, translating into MSNKVSYVTKEGLKKLQEELERLQNVERPKISKAIGEAIEKGDISENAEYDAAKDAQGLLEAKIAQLKDTIATCRVIDESQIDTSKVQMLNKVTIKNTKTGATMTYTLVSETEANFKEGKLSIHTPIAQALVGKKLGDKVMVKVPAGEMEFEIMDISL; encoded by the coding sequence ATGAGCAACAAAGTGTCTTATGTAACAAAAGAGGGATTGAAGAAACTACAGGAGGAATTGGAAAGATTGCAGAATGTAGAACGTCCGAAAATTTCCAAGGCTATTGGAGAAGCTATCGAAAAAGGCGATATTTCAGAAAATGCAGAATATGATGCAGCCAAAGATGCCCAGGGGCTTTTGGAAGCAAAAATAGCCCAACTGAAAGATACCATCGCGACCTGTCGGGTGATCGATGAGTCACAGATCGATACATCTAAAGTACAGATGTTGAATAAGGTGACGATCAAAAATACGAAAACCGGAGCAACAATGACTTATACTCTGGTTTCTGAAACTGAAGCAAATTTCAAGGAAGGGAAGTTATCTATCCATACACCGATTGCACAGGCTTTGGTCGGAAAGAAATTAGGAGATAAAGTGATGGTGAAGGTACCTGCCGGTGAAATGGAATTCGAAATTATGGATATCAGTCTGTAA
- the rplS gene encoding 50S ribosomal protein L19: MDLIKVAEQAFAAENPVEHPSFNTGDTVSVHYKIVEGNKERIQVFRGVVIQVKGTGSTKTFTVRKMSGNVGVERIFPIESPFIKEIEVNKVGKVRRARIYYFRNLTGKKAKIKEKRS; this comes from the coding sequence ATGGATTTAATTAAAGTTGCAGAACAGGCATTTGCCGCTGAGAACCCAGTAGAGCATCCTTCATTCAACACAGGTGACACAGTAAGCGTTCACTACAAAATTGTCGAAGGAAATAAAGAGCGTATCCAGGTATTCCGTGGTGTAGTTATCCAAGTCAAAGGAACCGGAAGCACTAAAACTTTCACTGTTCGTAAAATGTCAGGAAATGTCGGTGTTGAAAGAATTTTCCCGATAGAATCACCGTTTATCAAAGAAATCGAAGTAAACAAAGTCGGAAAAGTAAGACGTGCCCGGATTTATTATTTCCGTAATCTTACCGGTAAGAAAGCCAAAATCAAAGAAAAGAGATCTTAA